One region of Acanthopagrus latus isolate v.2019 chromosome 24, fAcaLat1.1, whole genome shotgun sequence genomic DNA includes:
- the LOC119015172 gene encoding protein FAM184A-like isoform X13, whose product MATGAGWQPAYSTATTSTKYTPSPTSTMFFDGSVTLEYTQDLHLKMSKKIAQLTKVIYALNTKNDEHEEEIESLKEAHEDEVQHIVTETRDKIMQYKSKMADEADLRRRLASLEESVELHEHMKRQALAEFEMYRQRMEDSQLCTEAQHTQRVVSMSREVEEMRRDFEEKLRAFSQAQAQFEAEKRRALEELRASHRQEVEELLNNQQNQSASSTEDQEKLAELHRQEVEALMERVEELSKDKVRLVEDYEAKLAKAQECYERELEAMRRTHQLTTENLLAWKRTEVELRKEFQAQEAALQRSLSKLRSELQKAQEEARENRDKTNRLQTSLANAEGTIKNLHKQLEEAIQDGEIWVMQLKDTEYELEGSRERVQQQATEILHKASQIGSLQATQMSHEATIRNLDQEQNRLKEKISRLEEEREALLNQSQVANEQHKQQVLKLEQSLREEHQGYEKELSRLRGHYEEEMLRFREAQVRALEEMEEKHQVMTEEAQQEKQEEKKLLMTKMSQEFEIKRLSLEEQRDRLQQQLDNLKEELSAKLNMANQEVSHLQELVREGEQNLSSAQTQISCLRETQEKLKIELDATRSRVRETSNLLTDLQEEIETQRQQHEARVMSIRTEEKQKMDKMADDLDQKWRDALREEVRLLKEELSEDYEADKQAALTQVSQQKELEMMAAREGWQRKVEDLLEQISLLKQSLELQLSQSQSALQQLQSQFNQERELLSQQLKEMQREHQRREHRLQEAHCCALSTMEEARQHQIRALEERLKQEQREEVHALKEAHRRTLDILRQQSDQELQTLRFELEDEGKAKLASLRAELNHLHATAIEHLKQIHLKENSAAKRELENAMEHSHKQEQELLARISELQAELCSRSNRITDLDHEIHSLNETIDTLTRELEHKGKEVLRVRSEANHQIRAHEQDLSKRHERDLGELTVVHHRETQIMLADFNKAQEVLKDKISALQILLEGTEEKLRNRESRPEDLHIIAELREMVTEREALVKKLVDDKKFYQLELVNRETGFNKVFNSSANVGVINPLIKLLAHHLMK is encoded by the exons GTCATTTACGCTCTCAACACCAAGAATGACGAACACGAGGAGGAAATCGAGTCTCTGAAAGAAGCCCACGAGGACGAG GTCCAACACATTGTGACAGAAACCAGAGACAAGATCATGCAGTACAAGAGCAAAATGGCGGACGAGGCGGACCTGAGGCGGCGGCTGGCCAGTCTGGAAGAATCTGTGGAGCTCCACGAACACATGAAGAGACAG GCTTTAGCAGAGTTTGAGATGTACAGACAGAGAATGGAGGACTCCCAGCTCTGCACCGAGGCCCAGCACACGCAGAGAGTGGTCTCTATGAGCCGAGAG GTGGAGGAGATGCGTCGGGATTTTGAGGAGAAGCTGCGGGCGTTCAGCCAGGCACAGGCCCAGTTTGAGGCGGAGAAGCGGCGAgcgctggaggagctgagggccAGCCACcggcaggaggtggaggaactCCTCAACaaccagcagaaccagagcGCCTCCTCCACCGAAGACCAGGAGAAACTGGCCGAGCTCCATAGACAAGAG gtgGAGGCCTTGATGGAGCGGGTGGAGGAGCTATCAAAGGATAAGGTCCGCCTGGTGGAGGACTACGAGGCTAAGCTGGCCAAGGCTCAGGAGTGCTACGAGAGGGAGCTGGAGGCCATGAGGAGAACACACCAGCTCACCACCGAGAACCTGCTGGCCTGGAAGAGGACCGAG GTTGAGCTGCGTAAGGAGTTCCAGGCTCAGGAAGCAGCGCTGCAGCGCTCGCTGTCCAAGCTGAGGAGCGAGCTGCAGAAAGCACAGGAGGAGGCCCGAGAGAACCGGGACAAGACCAACAGACTGCAGACGTCGCTGGCCAACGCAGAGGGAACTAtcaag AACCTGCACAAGCAGCTGGAAGAAGCCATCCAGGACGGAGAGATCTGGGTGATGCAGCTGAAGGACACCGAGTACGAACTGGAGGGCAGCAGAGAACGAGTCCAGCAGCAGGCAACTGAGATCCTCCATAAAGCCA GTCAGATCGGCTCCTTGCAGGCCACCCAGATGTCACATGAGGCGACCATCCGGAACCTGGACCAGGAGCAGAACCGGCTGAAGGAGAAGATcagcaggctggaggaggagagggaggcgcTGCTCAACCAGAGCCAGGTGGCCAAcgagcagcacaaacagcaaGTGCTCAAACTAGAACAG tcacTGCGCGAGGAGCACCAGGGTTACGAGAAGGAGCTCTCCAGGCTCAGAGGTCACTATGAGGAGGAGATGCTTCGCTTCAGGGAGGCGCAGGTCAGGgcgctggaggagatggaggagaagcacCAGGTCATGACGGAGGAGGCCcagcaggagaagcaggaggagaagaaactCCTCATGACA AAAATGAGTCAGGAGTTTGAGATTAAGCGACTGTCGTTGGAGGAGCAGCGCGACcgccttcagcagcagctcgacAACTTGAAAGAGGAGCTCTCGGCCAAGCTTAACATGGCCAACCAGGAG GTGTCCCATCTCCAGGAACtggtgagggagggggagcaGAACCTGAGCTCAGCTCAGACACAGATCAGCTGTCTGAGGGAAACTCAGGAGAAACTCAAGATCGAACTGGATGCAACAAGATCCAGAGTCCGAGAGACCAGCAACCTGCTCACAGACCTGCAG GAGGAGATAGAGACGCAGAGACAGCAGCATGAAGCCAGAGTGATGTCCATCAGgacagaggagaagcagaagatgGACAAGATGGCCGACGACCTGGACCAGAAGTGGAGGGATGCACTGCG ggaggaggTGCGTCTGCTGAAGGAGGAGCTGAGCGAGGACTACGAAGCGGACAAACAGGCGGCGCTGACTCAGGTCTCGCAGCAGAAGGAACTGGAGATGATGGCAGCGAGGGAGGGCTGgcagaggaaggtggaggaCCTGCTGgaacag ATCTCTCTATTGAAGCAGTccctggagctgcagctgtctcagTCCCAGTcggccctgcagcagctgcagtctcaGTTCAACCAGGAGAGGGAGCTACTGAGCCAACAGCTCAAAG agatgCAGAGGGAACATCAGAGGAGAGAGCATCGTCTCCAGGAGGCTCACTGCTGTGCCCTGAGCACCATGGAGGAGGCCAGACAACACCAGATCAGG GCCCTGGAGGAGCGTctgaagcaggagcagagggaggaggttcATGCCCTGAAGGAGGCCCACAGGAGGACCTTAGACATCCTGAGGCAGCAGTCGGACCAGGAGCTGCAGACACTTCGCTTTGAACTGGAGGATGAGGGCAAAGCTAAGCTGG CATCTCTCCGTGCAGAGCTGAATCACCTCCATGCTACAGCCATAGAGCATCTGAAGCAGATCCACCTCAAAGAAAACTCTGCCGCCAAAAGAGAACTGGAGAACGCGATGGAGCACAGCCACAAGCAG GAACAAGAGCTCCTGGCTCGTATCTCAGAGCTGCAAGCGGAGCTGTGTTCCCGTAGCAACCGCATCACCGACCTGGACCATGAGATCCACTCCCTGAACGAGACCATCGACACACTGACCAGAGAACTGGAGCACAAGGGGAAAGAGGTGCTGCGGGTGCGCAGTGAAGCGAACCATCAGATAAG GGCCCACGAACAAGACCTTTCAAAGAGACACGAGAGGGACCTGGGGGAGCTGACTGTGGTccatcacagagaaacacaaatcatGCTGGCTGACTTCAACAAGGCCCAGGAGGTCCTCAAAGACAAGATCTCTGCTCTACAAATATT GTTGGAGGGGACAGAGGAAAAGTTAAGAAACCGAGAAAGCCGACCAGAGGACCTGCATATCATCGCAGAGCTCAGAGAGATGGTGACCGAGAGGGAAGCGCTCGTCAAGAAGCTGGTT GATGACAAGAAGTTCTACCAGTTGGAGCTGGTCAACAGAGAGACGGGCTTCAACAAGGTCTTCAATTCCAGTGCCAACGTCGGTGTAATCAACCCTCTTATCAAG
- the LOC119015172 gene encoding protein FAM184A-like isoform X7, producing the protein MATGAGWQPAYSTATTSTKYTPSPTSTMFFDGSVTLEYTQDLHLKMSKKIAQLTKVIYALNTKNDEHEEEIESLKEAHEDEVQHIVTETRDKIMQYKSKMADEADLRRRLASLEESVELHEHMKRQALAEFEMYRQRMEDSQLCTEAQHTQRVVSMSREVEEMRRDFEEKLRAFSQAQAQFEAEKRRALEELRASHRQEVEELLNNQQNQSASSTEDQEKLAELHRQEVEALMERVEELSKDKVRLVEDYEAKLAKAQECYERELEAMRRTHQLTTENLLAWKRTEVELRKEFQAQEAALQRSLSKLRSELQKAQEEARENRDKTNRLQTSLANAEGTIKNLHKQLEEAIQDGEIWVMQLKDTEYELEGSRERVQQQATEILHKASQIGSLQATQMSHEATIRNLDQEQNRLKEKISRLEEEREALLNQSQVANEQHKQQVLKLEQSLREEHQGYEKELSRLRGHYEEEMLRFREAQVRALEEMEEKHQVMTEEAQQEKQEEKKLLMTKMSQEFEIKRLSLEEQRDRLQQQLDNLKEELSAKLNMANQEVSHLQELVREGEQNLSSAQTQISCLRETQEKLKIELDATRSRVRETSNLLTDLQEEIETQRQQHEARVMSIRTEEKQKMDKMADDLDQKWRDALREEVRLLKEELSEDYEADKQAALTQVSQQKELEMMAAREGWQRKVEDLLEQISLLKQSLELQLSQSQSALQQLQSQFNQERELLSQQLKEMQREHQRREHRLQEAHCCALSTMEEARQHQIRALEERLKQEQREEVHALKEAHRRTLDILRQQSDQELQTLRFELEDEGKAKLASLRAELNHLHATAIEHLKQIHLKENSAAKRELENAMEHSHKQEQELLARISELQAELCSRSNRITDLDHEIHSLNETIDTLTRELEHKGKEVLRVRSEANHQIRAHEQDLSKRHERDLGELTVVHHRETQIMLADFNKAQEVLKDKISALQILLEGTEEKLRNRESRPEDLHIIAELREMVTEREALVKKLVDDKKFYQLELVNRETGFNKVFNSSANVGVINPLIKTVYTERRAERGCYLTTAHEEELLPPSETNMAEQVKTMSELQFL; encoded by the exons GTCATTTACGCTCTCAACACCAAGAATGACGAACACGAGGAGGAAATCGAGTCTCTGAAAGAAGCCCACGAGGACGAG GTCCAACACATTGTGACAGAAACCAGAGACAAGATCATGCAGTACAAGAGCAAAATGGCGGACGAGGCGGACCTGAGGCGGCGGCTGGCCAGTCTGGAAGAATCTGTGGAGCTCCACGAACACATGAAGAGACAG GCTTTAGCAGAGTTTGAGATGTACAGACAGAGAATGGAGGACTCCCAGCTCTGCACCGAGGCCCAGCACACGCAGAGAGTGGTCTCTATGAGCCGAGAG GTGGAGGAGATGCGTCGGGATTTTGAGGAGAAGCTGCGGGCGTTCAGCCAGGCACAGGCCCAGTTTGAGGCGGAGAAGCGGCGAgcgctggaggagctgagggccAGCCACcggcaggaggtggaggaactCCTCAACaaccagcagaaccagagcGCCTCCTCCACCGAAGACCAGGAGAAACTGGCCGAGCTCCATAGACAAGAG gtgGAGGCCTTGATGGAGCGGGTGGAGGAGCTATCAAAGGATAAGGTCCGCCTGGTGGAGGACTACGAGGCTAAGCTGGCCAAGGCTCAGGAGTGCTACGAGAGGGAGCTGGAGGCCATGAGGAGAACACACCAGCTCACCACCGAGAACCTGCTGGCCTGGAAGAGGACCGAG GTTGAGCTGCGTAAGGAGTTCCAGGCTCAGGAAGCAGCGCTGCAGCGCTCGCTGTCCAAGCTGAGGAGCGAGCTGCAGAAAGCACAGGAGGAGGCCCGAGAGAACCGGGACAAGACCAACAGACTGCAGACGTCGCTGGCCAACGCAGAGGGAACTAtcaag AACCTGCACAAGCAGCTGGAAGAAGCCATCCAGGACGGAGAGATCTGGGTGATGCAGCTGAAGGACACCGAGTACGAACTGGAGGGCAGCAGAGAACGAGTCCAGCAGCAGGCAACTGAGATCCTCCATAAAGCCA GTCAGATCGGCTCCTTGCAGGCCACCCAGATGTCACATGAGGCGACCATCCGGAACCTGGACCAGGAGCAGAACCGGCTGAAGGAGAAGATcagcaggctggaggaggagagggaggcgcTGCTCAACCAGAGCCAGGTGGCCAAcgagcagcacaaacagcaaGTGCTCAAACTAGAACAG tcacTGCGCGAGGAGCACCAGGGTTACGAGAAGGAGCTCTCCAGGCTCAGAGGTCACTATGAGGAGGAGATGCTTCGCTTCAGGGAGGCGCAGGTCAGGgcgctggaggagatggaggagaagcacCAGGTCATGACGGAGGAGGCCcagcaggagaagcaggaggagaagaaactCCTCATGACA AAAATGAGTCAGGAGTTTGAGATTAAGCGACTGTCGTTGGAGGAGCAGCGCGACcgccttcagcagcagctcgacAACTTGAAAGAGGAGCTCTCGGCCAAGCTTAACATGGCCAACCAGGAG GTGTCCCATCTCCAGGAACtggtgagggagggggagcaGAACCTGAGCTCAGCTCAGACACAGATCAGCTGTCTGAGGGAAACTCAGGAGAAACTCAAGATCGAACTGGATGCAACAAGATCCAGAGTCCGAGAGACCAGCAACCTGCTCACAGACCTGCAG GAGGAGATAGAGACGCAGAGACAGCAGCATGAAGCCAGAGTGATGTCCATCAGgacagaggagaagcagaagatgGACAAGATGGCCGACGACCTGGACCAGAAGTGGAGGGATGCACTGCG ggaggaggTGCGTCTGCTGAAGGAGGAGCTGAGCGAGGACTACGAAGCGGACAAACAGGCGGCGCTGACTCAGGTCTCGCAGCAGAAGGAACTGGAGATGATGGCAGCGAGGGAGGGCTGgcagaggaaggtggaggaCCTGCTGgaacag ATCTCTCTATTGAAGCAGTccctggagctgcagctgtctcagTCCCAGTcggccctgcagcagctgcagtctcaGTTCAACCAGGAGAGGGAGCTACTGAGCCAACAGCTCAAAG agatgCAGAGGGAACATCAGAGGAGAGAGCATCGTCTCCAGGAGGCTCACTGCTGTGCCCTGAGCACCATGGAGGAGGCCAGACAACACCAGATCAGG GCCCTGGAGGAGCGTctgaagcaggagcagagggaggaggttcATGCCCTGAAGGAGGCCCACAGGAGGACCTTAGACATCCTGAGGCAGCAGTCGGACCAGGAGCTGCAGACACTTCGCTTTGAACTGGAGGATGAGGGCAAAGCTAAGCTGG CATCTCTCCGTGCAGAGCTGAATCACCTCCATGCTACAGCCATAGAGCATCTGAAGCAGATCCACCTCAAAGAAAACTCTGCCGCCAAAAGAGAACTGGAGAACGCGATGGAGCACAGCCACAAGCAG GAACAAGAGCTCCTGGCTCGTATCTCAGAGCTGCAAGCGGAGCTGTGTTCCCGTAGCAACCGCATCACCGACCTGGACCATGAGATCCACTCCCTGAACGAGACCATCGACACACTGACCAGAGAACTGGAGCACAAGGGGAAAGAGGTGCTGCGGGTGCGCAGTGAAGCGAACCATCAGATAAG GGCCCACGAACAAGACCTTTCAAAGAGACACGAGAGGGACCTGGGGGAGCTGACTGTGGTccatcacagagaaacacaaatcatGCTGGCTGACTTCAACAAGGCCCAGGAGGTCCTCAAAGACAAGATCTCTGCTCTACAAATATT GTTGGAGGGGACAGAGGAAAAGTTAAGAAACCGAGAAAGCCGACCAGAGGACCTGCATATCATCGCAGAGCTCAGAGAGATGGTGACCGAGAGGGAAGCGCTCGTCAAGAAGCTGGTT GATGACAAGAAGTTCTACCAGTTGGAGCTGGTCAACAGAGAGACGGGCTTCAACAAGGTCTTCAATTCCAGTGCCAACGTCGGTGTAATCAACCCTCTTATCAAG
- the LOC119015172 gene encoding protein FAM184A-like isoform X9, with protein MATGAGWQPAYSTATTSTKYTPSPTSTMFFDGSVTLEYTQDLHLKMSKKIAQLTKVIYALNTKNDEHEEEIESLKEAHEDEVQHIVTETRDKIMQYKSKMADEADLRRRLASLEESVELHEHMKRQALAEFEMYRQRMEDSQLCTEAQHTQRVVSMSREVEEMRRDFEEKLRAFSQAQAQFEAEKRRALEELRASHRQEVEELLNNQQNQSASSTEDQEKLAELHRQEVEALMERVEELSKDKVRLVEDYEAKLAKAQECYERELEAMRRTHQLTTENLLAWKRTEVELRKEFQAQEAALQRSLSKLRSELQKAQEEARENRDKTNRLQTSLANAEGTIKNLHKQLEEAIQDGEIWVMQLKDTEYELEGSRERVQQQATEILHKASQIGSLQATQMSHEATIRNLDQEQNRLKEKISRLEEEREALLNQSQVANEQHKQQVLKLEQSLREEHQGYEKELSRLRGHYEEEMLRFREAQVRALEEMEEKHQVMTEEAQQEKQEEKKLLMTKMSQEFEIKRLSLEEQRDRLQQQLDNLKEELSAKLNMANQEVSHLQELVREGEQNLSSAQTQISCLRETQEKLKIELDATRSRVRETSNLLTDLQEEIETQRQQHEARVMSIRTEEKQKMDKMADDLDQKWRDALREEVRLLKEELSEDYEADKQAALTQVSQQKELEMMAAREGWQRKVEDLLEQISLLKQSLELQLSQSQSALQQLQSQFNQERELLSQQLKEMQREHQRREHRLQEAHCCALSTMEEARQHQIRALEERLKQEQREEVHALKEAHRRTLDILRQQSDQELQTLRFELEDEGKAKLASLRAELNHLHATAIEHLKQIHLKENSAAKRELENAMEHSHKQEQELLARISELQAELCSRSNRITDLDHEIHSLNETIDTLTRELEHKGKEVLRVRSEANHQIRAHEQDLSKRHERDLGELTVVHHRETQIMLADFNKAQEVLKDKISALQILLEGTEEKLRNRESRPEDLHIIAELREMVTEREALVKKLVDDKKFYQLELVNRETGFNKVFNSSANVGVINPLIKTVYTERRAERGCYLTTAHEEELLPPSETNMAEQMCSNSP; from the exons GTCATTTACGCTCTCAACACCAAGAATGACGAACACGAGGAGGAAATCGAGTCTCTGAAAGAAGCCCACGAGGACGAG GTCCAACACATTGTGACAGAAACCAGAGACAAGATCATGCAGTACAAGAGCAAAATGGCGGACGAGGCGGACCTGAGGCGGCGGCTGGCCAGTCTGGAAGAATCTGTGGAGCTCCACGAACACATGAAGAGACAG GCTTTAGCAGAGTTTGAGATGTACAGACAGAGAATGGAGGACTCCCAGCTCTGCACCGAGGCCCAGCACACGCAGAGAGTGGTCTCTATGAGCCGAGAG GTGGAGGAGATGCGTCGGGATTTTGAGGAGAAGCTGCGGGCGTTCAGCCAGGCACAGGCCCAGTTTGAGGCGGAGAAGCGGCGAgcgctggaggagctgagggccAGCCACcggcaggaggtggaggaactCCTCAACaaccagcagaaccagagcGCCTCCTCCACCGAAGACCAGGAGAAACTGGCCGAGCTCCATAGACAAGAG gtgGAGGCCTTGATGGAGCGGGTGGAGGAGCTATCAAAGGATAAGGTCCGCCTGGTGGAGGACTACGAGGCTAAGCTGGCCAAGGCTCAGGAGTGCTACGAGAGGGAGCTGGAGGCCATGAGGAGAACACACCAGCTCACCACCGAGAACCTGCTGGCCTGGAAGAGGACCGAG GTTGAGCTGCGTAAGGAGTTCCAGGCTCAGGAAGCAGCGCTGCAGCGCTCGCTGTCCAAGCTGAGGAGCGAGCTGCAGAAAGCACAGGAGGAGGCCCGAGAGAACCGGGACAAGACCAACAGACTGCAGACGTCGCTGGCCAACGCAGAGGGAACTAtcaag AACCTGCACAAGCAGCTGGAAGAAGCCATCCAGGACGGAGAGATCTGGGTGATGCAGCTGAAGGACACCGAGTACGAACTGGAGGGCAGCAGAGAACGAGTCCAGCAGCAGGCAACTGAGATCCTCCATAAAGCCA GTCAGATCGGCTCCTTGCAGGCCACCCAGATGTCACATGAGGCGACCATCCGGAACCTGGACCAGGAGCAGAACCGGCTGAAGGAGAAGATcagcaggctggaggaggagagggaggcgcTGCTCAACCAGAGCCAGGTGGCCAAcgagcagcacaaacagcaaGTGCTCAAACTAGAACAG tcacTGCGCGAGGAGCACCAGGGTTACGAGAAGGAGCTCTCCAGGCTCAGAGGTCACTATGAGGAGGAGATGCTTCGCTTCAGGGAGGCGCAGGTCAGGgcgctggaggagatggaggagaagcacCAGGTCATGACGGAGGAGGCCcagcaggagaagcaggaggagaagaaactCCTCATGACA AAAATGAGTCAGGAGTTTGAGATTAAGCGACTGTCGTTGGAGGAGCAGCGCGACcgccttcagcagcagctcgacAACTTGAAAGAGGAGCTCTCGGCCAAGCTTAACATGGCCAACCAGGAG GTGTCCCATCTCCAGGAACtggtgagggagggggagcaGAACCTGAGCTCAGCTCAGACACAGATCAGCTGTCTGAGGGAAACTCAGGAGAAACTCAAGATCGAACTGGATGCAACAAGATCCAGAGTCCGAGAGACCAGCAACCTGCTCACAGACCTGCAG GAGGAGATAGAGACGCAGAGACAGCAGCATGAAGCCAGAGTGATGTCCATCAGgacagaggagaagcagaagatgGACAAGATGGCCGACGACCTGGACCAGAAGTGGAGGGATGCACTGCG ggaggaggTGCGTCTGCTGAAGGAGGAGCTGAGCGAGGACTACGAAGCGGACAAACAGGCGGCGCTGACTCAGGTCTCGCAGCAGAAGGAACTGGAGATGATGGCAGCGAGGGAGGGCTGgcagaggaaggtggaggaCCTGCTGgaacag ATCTCTCTATTGAAGCAGTccctggagctgcagctgtctcagTCCCAGTcggccctgcagcagctgcagtctcaGTTCAACCAGGAGAGGGAGCTACTGAGCCAACAGCTCAAAG agatgCAGAGGGAACATCAGAGGAGAGAGCATCGTCTCCAGGAGGCTCACTGCTGTGCCCTGAGCACCATGGAGGAGGCCAGACAACACCAGATCAGG GCCCTGGAGGAGCGTctgaagcaggagcagagggaggaggttcATGCCCTGAAGGAGGCCCACAGGAGGACCTTAGACATCCTGAGGCAGCAGTCGGACCAGGAGCTGCAGACACTTCGCTTTGAACTGGAGGATGAGGGCAAAGCTAAGCTGG CATCTCTCCGTGCAGAGCTGAATCACCTCCATGCTACAGCCATAGAGCATCTGAAGCAGATCCACCTCAAAGAAAACTCTGCCGCCAAAAGAGAACTGGAGAACGCGATGGAGCACAGCCACAAGCAG GAACAAGAGCTCCTGGCTCGTATCTCAGAGCTGCAAGCGGAGCTGTGTTCCCGTAGCAACCGCATCACCGACCTGGACCATGAGATCCACTCCCTGAACGAGACCATCGACACACTGACCAGAGAACTGGAGCACAAGGGGAAAGAGGTGCTGCGGGTGCGCAGTGAAGCGAACCATCAGATAAG GGCCCACGAACAAGACCTTTCAAAGAGACACGAGAGGGACCTGGGGGAGCTGACTGTGGTccatcacagagaaacacaaatcatGCTGGCTGACTTCAACAAGGCCCAGGAGGTCCTCAAAGACAAGATCTCTGCTCTACAAATATT GTTGGAGGGGACAGAGGAAAAGTTAAGAAACCGAGAAAGCCGACCAGAGGACCTGCATATCATCGCAGAGCTCAGAGAGATGGTGACCGAGAGGGAAGCGCTCGTCAAGAAGCTGGTT GATGACAAGAAGTTCTACCAGTTGGAGCTGGTCAACAGAGAGACGGGCTTCAACAAGGTCTTCAATTCCAGTGCCAACGTCGGTGTAATCAACCCTCTTATCAAG